Within Bradymonas sediminis, the genomic segment CCACGAGCTGTCGAACGCGGTCGAATTTGACATCGACATTGAGGCGATGGACACCGGCGACCTCGAGATCACGTTGGTGAACTCGAGCCCGTCGGTGATGCGCCTGAGCAATATCGACATTCGCCTCTACCGAAACTCCGAGATTAGCTGCGCACAATTTCATCCCTTCCGCGACCATGGCGTCCAGGAATTGGATATGCGCACCGCCGCTTCGACCAGCGTGAAGCCGCTCTTCGAGAACCTCGGCACCCGCGAGCGCTTCGTGGTCACCGCGCGCGCTCAGGGTGACGCCGGTCAGATCGCGTCGGCCGGCTGCGTCGAAGACATCGTCATGGAATCCGACCGGGTCACCCGACGCGAGCTGCTGCTTCAACTCATCCCGCTCAACCCGGTGGGTCGCTACGACGTGACCAGCCACTGGGACTTCAGCAACGCCCTGGCCGAGTCCGGCTCGGTGGGCTCCACGATCATGACCGTGCTCAATATCTTCGAGAACCCCGGGCAGGGGCTCTACGACGGCATGATGGCGCTGATTCGCAACTTCGTCGGCGTGATCGGCGTGGGCGTTGACGCCTTTATGAACGTCACCGGTCTCGACGACGTGCTCATCAACGCGATCAATACCGCAGTTGAGAATAACGATGCGCTGCGACGCATTCGCGACGCCGGGCGAGACTTGCGCGACGTCGTGGCGAACCTCGAAGTTCATAGCGAGCTGACCATCGGCAAGATGTTCTCGGATTACGAGTTCCGTGGCACCGATAACTGGTTGGGCATCACCCTCTATTGGCGCTGGAATTGTGACTCGAACTCGCCGGCCGATTGCGGCGCGATCAATATTCAGGCCGACGGCGAGGGTGACCTCGGCGAGCTGGGCGTGCTGAGCTCGGATTGGACCGGGCGAATCATCGCCTACAACCAACTTCAGATTGACCGCCACCCGCTCTCGCTGCGCTACGGGCGCCTGATGATGTACGTGCTCAACCAGATCATCATCCCCGAGATCACCGGCGGCGAGTCGCACTCGCTGAGCGAAGCGTTCACCGGTTGGGTTTGTGGCGGCTTGGTCGGCTCGATCGCCGACAGCAATGGTGAGATTTGCGCCCCGGATCTTCTGGGCGGCAGTTGCTTCGACGCCGCTGGTGCGTGTGTGAGCGCGGTGTCGAGCGTCTTCGGTTTGGCCGATCTTCTGGTCAACGAATTGGAATATGATGTGGGCTTAAGCATCGCCGGTGAGGGCACGCTCATCGAGGTGACCTCCGATGGTATCGTCGACAGCATCACCAACGGCGTCTTCGAAGGCACCATGCGCACCACCAGCGATTCCAACGGCAACGCCCAGGCCTCTGGTATCTCGGCCACCTGGGAGGGTGTCCGCGCGGATCAACAATGAGTCACGCTGTGGGTATCCAAGCGCCACGATCCGCCACAAAATCGGTGCCAGTGCACCGATTTTGTGGGATTCTTTACCTGAACCGAAACTACGCATATACTTCGGCCGAAATCGGGCGAAATTTGCCCAACTAATTTGTTTTGATCCCTCTGGGGTTCATTTAGGAAGCGTACATGAAGCTTATTTGTGCCGGGATGACGGACGTCGGCAGCACGCGAGACCACAACGAAGACGATTTCTACCTTTCCGACGGAAAGGAGGCGCTGTGTGTTGTTGCTGATGGTATGGGCGGGCATCGCTCGGGCGAAGTTGCCAGCGCGATGGCCATTAAGGCGATGGTCGAATATTATCGCGAAACCATGTCGGACGAAGCGTCCGCCCCCGATCCACCCGTTGGCGAAGACGGCGAGGAGGTCGATCTCATCGAGTATCGCCTGCGCGAGGCCGTCTTAAGCGCGAACACCGCGGTCTTCACCGCCGCCTCCGAGAGCGAGATGTACCAGGGCATGGGAACCACCATCGTCCTTGGGTATTTCACCAACGATGGCGCCTATTTCGCAAATATTGGCGACTCCCGCGCCTACCGCTTCCGCGACGGCAAGCTCGAGCAGCGCACCGAGGACCACTCCCTGGCCAACGAATATGTGCGCATGGGAATCCTGGCCGCCGAGGATATCGAGTATTTCCCCTATAAGAACGTCATCACCCGCGCATGTGGCCTGGCCGACGAAGTCGAAGTCGACGTCCACTTCGAGGAGATGCAGGTCGATGATATCTTCCTTTTCTGCTCCGACGGCCTCAGCGATATGATTCGCGACGGTCAGATTGAGCAGCTATTTAAGGAAGAAGACGACCTCGAAAAACTCTGCCGGCGCCTCATCGACGTCGCCAATGAAAACGGCGGTGAGGATAATATCACCGTCATCTTGGCCAAGGTCACCGAATAAGCCAAACAGAGCGTCCCAGATTTAGAGTAGTCAGAAGGCCCGCGAAAGCGGGCTTTTTGATTTTCTTGGCCCAATGACGCAACAAATAAGCGCCGATTGCCGAAAACTCATGTGGGGAGCACGCGCAGCGTCTCCCACATGCATGATTCAACTGGCAAATTATCAAGGCGCAACGGGGCGCCAGGCGAGGTTCTGGAATGATGACCAATGAGTTCAATGAACGTGAGCCGTGTCGTGTCGATAGCGCCGAAGTCGACGTCGATTTTTCGACGGTCTCCCCAGCTGAGCGCGCCGCGCGTTGGGCGATTTGGCGCGTGGCGGGGGTTGGGTTTGCGCGGTTTGCTGGGCTCCTACATACCGTTCAAGATGATCTTCGAGGCCTCTTCCAGGCCGATGATATCACCCAGCGCGCGGTGCTTGAGCGAGCGAATTTTCAGCAAAAGATTCTGGCTCGTCTGCTCGAATGCCTGCAAAGCGTTGACCCGGAGGATGCCTACGCCCGCGAGGTCGCGGCGCTTGGGCCAAATGGGCAGCTTCTGGCGATTGGTGACCCTCGGTACCCCCGCCAATTGCTCGACCTGCGCTATCCCCCGGTCTTCTTATATCTGCGCGGAAACCTCAGCGGTCTGAGCTTCGACGACACCGTCGCTGTGGTCGGGAGCCGCGCGGTGCAATGCGCTCAGGCGGGGCTCGCCAGGCGCATCGCCGGTGACCTGGCAGGCGAGGGCGTGGCGACGGTCAGCGGCGGGGCGCTCGGTGTCGACGCGGCAGCTCACCTTGGTTGCCTGGACGCGGGGGCGCCCACCATCGCGGTGCTAGCCGGGGGCGTCGACCGCCCGTCACCGCGCCGAAACGCCGCGATTTTCGAGCGCATCGTCAACCAGGGTGCGCTCATCAGCGAATACCCACTCGGCGTCAAACCACGGGCATATCACTTCCAGCGGCGCAACGAATTGATCGCCGCGCTCAGCCGGGCCACCGTGGTCGTGCGCGCCGGCCTCACCAGCGGCACGATGCTCACCGCCCGCGCCGCCGCCGAGATCGGCCGGCCGATCTGCGCGGTGCCCGGCGACCCCGATGAGCCGCTGGCGGCCGGATGCAATCAACTGCTGGTCGAGGGCGCCGCGTGCGTGCGCGATGCCCGCGATATCCTCGCGTGCGTCTTCGGCGCCGCCGAGGACGGCACGCAACTTCGGCTCGATTCATTGCGGCCGAAGCGCTCCACTCGACCACGCCCGCGGCCCCCAGTAGCTCGCCCACCGGCGCGGCGCGTCGTGGACCTCACTGTCTTCTCGGCAGACGCCCAGGCGCTCTTTAAGGCCCTCGACGCACTCGCCGGCAAGGCGGGCGCCGATGTCGGGCGCGACGAGCTGAAGCGCCATATCGACTGGGCTGAATCGCGACTCTGCCCGGCGATGCTTGAGCTCGAGTTGGGCGGCGCGATCCACAAAAAAGCCGGCGCGAATCGATTTCGGCCGGCTTAATCTGTGCGCGTAAGCGCGCTATTTATCGCCGCTTAGGGTCGCAGCATGCCTTCCCATCGCTCGATAAATCGGGGCAGGGCGAGGAAGTGAACCGAGGTGCCCTCGGCGGTATATTTTTCTTCCATAATCCGCGCGTTCTCATGCATCTCGCCGATGATGCGTCCCATCTTAAACGGGATCAGCAGGGTCGCCTTGCTCATGGCGTCTTCCTGCGCCTGGATGATGCTCGCGCGCAATTCGGCGAGCCCTGCGTCGGAATGCCCGCTGATCTTCAGCGCATCGGTGATGCCCAGGCTCCAGATCTCGAGGTCCAGGCGCTTGAGCGCGTCTTCGTCGAGGCGGTCGATCTTATTGAAAACAATCTGCTGGGGGATTTCGCTGGCGTCGATGGAGGCGAGGGTCTCCCGCGTGACGCGCAGCTGATCTTTCCACTGGGAATCGCTGGCGTCGACCACGATAATTTGAAGTTGGGCGTCGCGCGCCTCATCAAGGGTCGAGCGAAACGAGGCCACCAACTCATGCGGCAGATTGGTGATAAAGCCGACGGTGTCCGAGATAAGAATCTGCGGCTTGGTCGGCGGGTCGATGCGGCGAACGGTCGTGCCCAGCGTCGCGAATAATTTATCCTCGACGAGCACATCGCTGCCGGTCAGCCCGCGCATCAGCGTCGACTTGCCGGCGTTGGTATAGCCCACCAGAACCGCCTGGAAGGTGTCGCTTCGCTGCTCGCGGCGCGCCGACTCGGTGGCCTGGATTTCGGCCAATTCGCGGCGCAATTCGGAGAGGCGGTCGCGCGAGTGTTGGCGCGCCAACTCGAGGTTGGAATGCCCGCGCCCACCACGCCCGCTGATGCCGCCGCCACCACCGTGGCGGTCATCGCCGGTGTTGCTGTCGCGCAGGCGCGGCATCTCGTAGCGAAGCCGCGCAATCTCGACTTCGAGGCGCGACTCGCGCGTCTGCGCGCGTTGCTCAAAGATGCGCAGGATGACCGCGCTTCGATCCATGACCTCGACGCCCAGCGCCGCCTGCAAGACCCGCTGCTGGCGCGGGGCGAGGTCGGCGTCGACGAGGATTAGGTTGATATCTCCGGGCGAAATCGCGTCGGAATCCGCATCTTCATCGTTCGCGTGGAACGCGCCGAAGTCGTCTTCTTCGAGGTCATCATCCTCGAAGTCGTCTTCCTCCAACTCCTCGGCCAACTCGCCGTCGACGCCCGGGCCGCCGGTGAGGCGGGCGACCTCGCGCAATTTTCCCTTCCCCATGATCAGCGTGCTGGAATCGCTGGCGCGCCGCTGCGTCTCCAGCCCCATCACGTCGATGCCAAGGGTGTTTGCCAATAGTCTGAGCTCCGCGCAGGAGCGCGCCATATCCTCGTCGCTCTTATTGGGGGTTTGCACCGCCAGGATAAGCGCTTGATAGGTTTTCGACTGCTGGACTTCCGGAATATGCGTCTTTGATGTCATAGATTTCCAAATATATTTGAGTGCGAGCGCCCATTTCAACGTGCTTCGTTGAAATGGGCAATGGGGGCCGCAGATGCACGCGTCCGTTGG encodes:
- the dprA gene encoding DNA-processing protein DprA, which produces MMTNEFNEREPCRVDSAEVDVDFSTVSPAERAARWAIWRVAGVGFARFAGLLHTVQDDLRGLFQADDITQRAVLERANFQQKILARLLECLQSVDPEDAYAREVAALGPNGQLLAIGDPRYPRQLLDLRYPPVFLYLRGNLSGLSFDDTVAVVGSRAVQCAQAGLARRIAGDLAGEGVATVSGGALGVDAAAHLGCLDAGAPTIAVLAGGVDRPSPRRNAAIFERIVNQGALISEYPLGVKPRAYHFQRRNELIAALSRATVVVRAGLTSGTMLTARAAAEIGRPICAVPGDPDEPLAAGCNQLLVEGAACVRDARDILACVFGAAEDGTQLRLDSLRPKRSTRPRPRPPVARPPARRVVDLTVFSADAQALFKALDALAGKAGADVGRDELKRHIDWAESRLCPAMLELELGGAIHKKAGANRFRPA
- the hflX gene encoding GTPase HflX, with amino-acid sequence MTSKTHIPEVQQSKTYQALILAVQTPNKSDEDMARSCAELRLLANTLGIDVMGLETQRRASDSSTLIMGKGKLREVARLTGGPGVDGELAEELEEDDFEDDDLEEDDFGAFHANDEDADSDAISPGDINLILVDADLAPRQQRVLQAALGVEVMDRSAVILRIFEQRAQTRESRLEVEIARLRYEMPRLRDSNTGDDRHGGGGGISGRGGRGHSNLELARQHSRDRLSELRRELAEIQATESARREQRSDTFQAVLVGYTNAGKSTLMRGLTGSDVLVEDKLFATLGTTVRRIDPPTKPQILISDTVGFITNLPHELVASFRSTLDEARDAQLQIIVVDASDSQWKDQLRVTRETLASIDASEIPQQIVFNKIDRLDEDALKRLDLEIWSLGITDALKISGHSDAGLAELRASIIQAQEDAMSKATLLIPFKMGRIIGEMHENARIMEEKYTAEGTSVHFLALPRFIERWEGMLRP
- a CDS encoding Stp1/IreP family PP2C-type Ser/Thr phosphatase; amino-acid sequence: MKLICAGMTDVGSTRDHNEDDFYLSDGKEALCVVADGMGGHRSGEVASAMAIKAMVEYYRETMSDEASAPDPPVGEDGEEVDLIEYRLREAVLSANTAVFTAASESEMYQGMGTTIVLGYFTNDGAYFANIGDSRAYRFRDGKLEQRTEDHSLANEYVRMGILAAEDIEYFPYKNVITRACGLADEVEVDVHFEEMQVDDIFLFCSDGLSDMIRDGQIEQLFKEEDDLEKLCRRLIDVANENGGEDNITVILAKVTE